A single Salmo salar chromosome ssa19, Ssal_v3.1, whole genome shotgun sequence DNA region contains:
- the LOC106579075 gene encoding zinc finger protein 679, whose product MSKIERLNARVAKLLTVAVHEVLEVVKETVSEYQEKTARTQRENESLRRRLQEMQDKMKRENTAAKLATFPATGGRGRAAIEKPSEQGWSPILRQDSPEPTQVDEKPALTFEQTVRLRQEEEEYNALELDQTAHYETECNFTLTLPGHHEGVAQQSDEAVSVHVPQGVKNDSHSDLNSTSQGNAQLGINLTVIKTEPEPTECSAPEPLTIPETFDCVDLSCNSTRYDPTTNAHKSHVSTGPYNELVFVHSNHNSVGRRFGFGKNSRDGRKHHRQHFRRDEPHSCFVCGKTFSRVGNLRIHQRCHTGEKPYCCLQCGRCFSQAGDLKKHKRVHTGEKPYYCGQCGKSFSRGENLKRHQKIHIGETLHLQQAWRDQQSN is encoded by the exons ATGTCCAAAATTGAGCGTCTGAACGCCCGTGTGGCGAAGCTGCTGACGGTGGCAGTGCATGAGGTTCTGGAGGTGGTGAAAGAGACTGTGTCTGAGTACCAGGAGAAAACAGCCAGAactcagagagagaatgagagtctGAGGAGAAGACTGCAGGAAATGCAGGacaagatgaagagagagaacacag CTGCTAAACTTGCAACATTTCCTGCGACTGGTGGCCGTGGAAGAGCGGCCATCGAGAAACCGTCAGAGCAGGGTTGGAGCCCTATTCTGAGGCAGGACAGCCCAGAGCCCACACAGGTAGATGAGAAACCAGCGCTCACCTTCGAACAGACTGTGAGACtaaggcaggaggaggaggagtacaaTGCACTGGAGCTGGATCAAACAGCACACTATGAGACAGAGTGTAACTTTACCTTAACCTTACCCGGGCATCACGAGGGGGTGGCACAGCAATCAGATGAAGCTGTTTCAGTCCACGTTCCTCAGGGTGTGAAAAATGACTCGCACTCAGACTTGAATAGCACTTCACAGGGAAACGCCCAGCTTGGCATCAATCTGACTGTTATCAAGACGGAACCCGAGCCCACCGAGTGCTCAGCACCCGAACCGTTGACTATCCCGGAGACCTTTGATTGTGTCGATTTAAGCTGCAATTCCACACGCTACGACCCAACAACGAATGCTCACAAGTCTCATGTGAGCACTGGACCATATAACGAACTCGTATTCGTCCACTCGAATCACAACAGCGTCGGGAGGAGGTTTGGGTTTGGGAAAAACAGCAGGGACGGGAGGAAACACCATAGGCAACACTTCAGGAGGGATGAGCCGCACAGCTGCTTTGTGTGCGGCAAGACGTTCAGCCGGGTGGGGAACCTGCGTATCCACCAGCGCTGTCACACGGGCGAAAAACCCTACTGCTGCCTTCAGTGCGGCCGGTGTTTCAGTCAGGCCGgggacctcaaaaagcacaaaagggtccacacaggagagaagccatacTATTGCGGCCAGTGCGGCAAGAGCTTCAGCCGTGGGGAGAACCTAAAGAGGCATCAGAAGATTCACATCGGAGAGACCTTACATCTGCAGCAGGCGTGGAGAGATCAACAGTCGAACTAG
- the LOC106579077 gene encoding sesquipedalian-1, with amino-acid sequence MKITGKILTHFQSCSSPVDKEGYLYKKGERNTSYQKRWFMLKANLLFYKDRPNHRDLLGVIVLEGCSVQLCESEEQFAFSLVWSGEPGLRTYKLAAEDQPSQESWIRALLSANHGYLAALVMDLEKQYKEAMKTFPGDPSQQSTLAANTERPTQSLIWLNSGTATLSQYLGPSVGAEHSFSTNQMLQVPPISSKPTNKRSPKLWPKRNANVVPINVPAPPQGEWSVTGSGPKVEFSELHEDFGKEVKELIADWLRRGQKDVIQEEDLIDFG; translated from the exons ATGAAGATTACTGGGAAGATCCTCACTCATTTTCAGTCGTGCAGCTCACCCGTCGACAAAGAAGGATACCTGTATAAAAAG GGTGAGAGAAACACTTCCTATCAGAAGCGTTGGTTTATGCTGAAGGCAAACCTGCTCTTCTACAAGGACCGGCCCAACCACCGCGACCTGCTTGGCGTCATTGTTTTGGAGGGCTGCTCAGTGCAGCTGTGCGAGTCTGAGGAGCAGTTTGCCTTTTCGCTGGTGTGGAGCGGTGAACCGGGCCTGCGCACCTACAAGCTAGCCGCAGAGGACCAGCCCAGCCAGGAGAGCTGGATCAGGGCCCTGCTGTCGGCCAACCACGGCTACCTGGCCGCGCTGGTCATGGATCTGGAGAAACAGTATAAAG AGGCCATGAAAACATTTCCTGGTGACCCATCCCAGCAGTCTACACTGGCTGCAAACACAGAGAGGCCAACTCAGTCGCTGATTTGGCTGAACTCTGGGACCGCGACCCTTTCACAGTACCTAGGGCCAAGTGTGGGAGCCGAGCATAGCTTTAGCACAAATCAAATGCTACAAGTTCCTCCCATTTCCTCTAAACCAACCAATAAGAGGTCTCCAAAACTCTGGCCCAAGAGAAATGCAAATGTTGTGCCTATTAATGTCCCAGCCCCGCCCCAAGGGGAATGGTCAGTGACTGGGTCAGGACCCAAGGTGGAATTTAGCGAACTGCACGAGGACTTTGGCaaggaggtgaaggagctgattgcTGATTGGTTGAGAAGGGGACAGAAAGATGTAATTCAGGAAGAAGACTTAATTGATTTTGGTTGA
- the LOC106579074 gene encoding zinc finger protein 436 isoform X3 → MSKIERLNARVAKLLTVAVHEVLEVVKETVSEYQEKTARTQRENLSLRRRLQELQDKMKSENTAQQSAPAPTAISGKTEQEEGSEGSPWPRQRDPESTQHEDKPLLTQKPWRRLEMEYNNSLELDHLEDSETECNVTLTLAERSGAPPERLSRVKEAALTVYVPHSLCDADLDSMHTGHMSSDMLSHPSSPPHPGLFSGEIKTEPEHLEYSSAPQETPDQNPFFECEDSNSSATHNRSAPEPMQNNPEMHGVVHYINAEGLNTFVDTFPFTCHPELVQDARRQNRPLLRREESHSCILCGKTFSRIGNLRIHQRCHTGEKPYCCLHCGRRFSHAGNLQKHKRVHTGERPYGCQQCGKTFSQSSHLKKHQRIHIVRHLSVE, encoded by the exons ATGTCGAAAATTGAGCGTCTGAATGCCCGTGTGGCGAAGCTGCTGACGGTGGCAGTGCATGAGGTTCTGGAGGTGGTGAAAGAGACTGTGTCAGAGTATCAGGAGAAAACAGCCAGAACTCAGAGAGAGAACTTGAGTCTGAGGAGAAGACTACAGGAACTCCAGGACAAGATGAAGAGCGAGAACACAG CTCAACAGTCTGCCCCTGCTCCCACAGCCATTTCAGGTAAAACCGAGCAGGAGGAGGGAAGCGAGGGCAGCCCCTGGCCGAGGCAGCGGGACCCAGAGTCTACACAGCACGAGGACAAACCGTTGCTCACCCAGAAACCCTGGAGGAGACTGGAGATGGAGTACAACAACTCACTGGAGCTAGACCACTTGGAGGACTCCGAGACTGAGTGTAACGTCACACTAACGTTAGCTGAGCGTAGCGGAGCTCCCCCCGAGAGGTTGTCACGAGTGAAGGAGGCAGCCCTGACTGTATACGTGCCTCATTCTCTGTGTGACGCCGACCTAGACTCCATGCACACAGGACATATGTCCTCCGACATGTTAAGCCATCCCAGCTCTCCTCCCCACCCAGGTCTGTTCTCGGGTGAAATCAAAACCGAACCTGAGCACTTGGAATATTCCTCTGCCCCCCAAGAGACCCCAGACCAGAACCCATTTTTTGAGTGCGAAGACTCGAATAGTAGCGCAACACATAATCGCAGTGCCCCGGAACCCATGCAGAACAACCCGGAAATGCACGGCGTAGTGCACTACATCAACGCAGAAGGTCTAAACACCTTTGTGGACACGTTTCCCTTCACATGTCACCCAGAGTTGGTCCAGGACGCCAGGCGACAAAACAGGCCTCTGCTTAGGCGTGAGGAGAGCCACAGCTGCATCCTGTGCGGGAAGACGTTCAGCCGGATCGGGAATCTTCGAATCCACCAGCGCtgtcacacaggggagaagccctaCTGCTGCCTGCACTGTGGGAGACGCTTCAGTCACGCTGGGAACCTGCAGAAACACAAGAGGGTCCACACTGGGGAAAGACCGTATGGCTGCCAACAGTGCGGCAAGACTTTCAGTCAGTCCAGTCACCTTAAGAAGCATCAGAGAATTCACATTGTCAGGCATCTTAGTGTTGAATAA
- the LOC106579074 gene encoding zinc finger protein 436 isoform X4 — protein sequence MSKIERLNARVAKLLTVAVHEVLEVVKETVSEYQEKTARTQRENLSLRRRLQELQDKMKSENTAISGKTEQEEGSEGSPWPRQRDPESTQHEDKPLLTQKPWRRLEMEYNNSLELDHLEDSETECNVTLTLAERSGAPPERLSRVKEAALTVYVPHSLCDADLDSMHTGHMSSDMLSHPSSPPHPGLFSGEIKTEPEHLEYSSAPQETPDQNPFFECEDSNSSATHNRSAPEPMQNNPEMHGVVHYINAEGLNTFVDTFPFTCHPELVQDARRQNRPLLRREESHSCILCGKTFSRIGNLRIHQRCHTGEKPYCCLHCGRRFSHAGNLQKHKRVHTGERPYGCQQCGKTFSQSSHLKKHQRIHIVRHLSVE from the exons ATGTCGAAAATTGAGCGTCTGAATGCCCGTGTGGCGAAGCTGCTGACGGTGGCAGTGCATGAGGTTCTGGAGGTGGTGAAAGAGACTGTGTCAGAGTATCAGGAGAAAACAGCCAGAACTCAGAGAGAGAACTTGAGTCTGAGGAGAAGACTACAGGAACTCCAGGACAAGATGAAGAGCGAGAACACAG CCATTTCAGGTAAAACCGAGCAGGAGGAGGGAAGCGAGGGCAGCCCCTGGCCGAGGCAGCGGGACCCAGAGTCTACACAGCACGAGGACAAACCGTTGCTCACCCAGAAACCCTGGAGGAGACTGGAGATGGAGTACAACAACTCACTGGAGCTAGACCACTTGGAGGACTCCGAGACTGAGTGTAACGTCACACTAACGTTAGCTGAGCGTAGCGGAGCTCCCCCCGAGAGGTTGTCACGAGTGAAGGAGGCAGCCCTGACTGTATACGTGCCTCATTCTCTGTGTGACGCCGACCTAGACTCCATGCACACAGGACATATGTCCTCCGACATGTTAAGCCATCCCAGCTCTCCTCCCCACCCAGGTCTGTTCTCGGGTGAAATCAAAACCGAACCTGAGCACTTGGAATATTCCTCTGCCCCCCAAGAGACCCCAGACCAGAACCCATTTTTTGAGTGCGAAGACTCGAATAGTAGCGCAACACATAATCGCAGTGCCCCGGAACCCATGCAGAACAACCCGGAAATGCACGGCGTAGTGCACTACATCAACGCAGAAGGTCTAAACACCTTTGTGGACACGTTTCCCTTCACATGTCACCCAGAGTTGGTCCAGGACGCCAGGCGACAAAACAGGCCTCTGCTTAGGCGTGAGGAGAGCCACAGCTGCATCCTGTGCGGGAAGACGTTCAGCCGGATCGGGAATCTTCGAATCCACCAGCGCtgtcacacaggggagaagccctaCTGCTGCCTGCACTGTGGGAGACGCTTCAGTCACGCTGGGAACCTGCAGAAACACAAGAGGGTCCACACTGGGGAAAGACCGTATGGCTGCCAACAGTGCGGCAAGACTTTCAGTCAGTCCAGTCACCTTAAGAAGCATCAGAGAATTCACATTGTCAGGCATCTTAGTGTTGAATAA